The proteins below are encoded in one region of Pseudoduganella armeniaca:
- the rsmA gene encoding 16S rRNA (adenine(1518)-N(6)/adenine(1519)-N(6))-dimethyltransferase RsmA yields MKHIARKRFGQNFLQDDRVLGDIIEAIAPAPDDTMVEIGPGLAAMTDLLLKSLNHMHVVELDRDLVARLEKRFPRDKLTIHSGDALKFDFGSIPVPEGRKLRVVGNLPYNISSPLLFHLADFAPLVQDQHFMLQKEVVERMVAEPGTKAYGRLSVMLQWRYRMALMFIVPPDAFDPPPKVDSAIVRMIPIEAPLACDRATLEAVVQKAFSQRRKVIRNCLAGMFTEQQIVDAGIDPGARPETVAMEAYVALANSLK; encoded by the coding sequence ATGAAACACATAGCCCGCAAGCGCTTCGGCCAGAACTTCCTGCAGGACGACCGCGTCCTTGGCGACATCATCGAGGCGATCGCGCCCGCGCCGGACGACACGATGGTCGAAATCGGCCCGGGCCTGGCGGCCATGACGGACTTGCTGCTGAAGTCACTCAACCACATGCACGTGGTGGAACTGGACCGCGACCTGGTGGCGCGCCTGGAAAAGCGTTTCCCCCGCGACAAGCTGACGATCCACTCGGGCGACGCGCTGAAATTCGATTTCGGCTCGATCCCGGTGCCCGAAGGGCGCAAGCTACGCGTGGTCGGCAACCTGCCGTACAACATTTCCAGCCCGCTGCTGTTCCATCTGGCCGACTTCGCCCCGCTGGTGCAAGACCAGCATTTCATGCTGCAGAAGGAAGTGGTGGAACGCATGGTGGCCGAGCCGGGCACCAAGGCCTATGGCCGCCTGTCGGTGATGCTGCAGTGGCGCTACCGCATGGCGCTGATGTTCATCGTGCCGCCGGACGCGTTCGATCCGCCGCCCAAGGTCGACTCGGCCATCGTGCGCATGATTCCGATCGAGGCGCCGCTGGCGTGCGACCGCGCCACGCTGGAGGCGGTGGTGCAGAAGGCGTTCTCGCAGCGGCGCAAGGTGATTCGCAACTGCCTGGCCGGGATGTTCACGGAGCAGCAGATCGTCGATGCCGGCATCGATCCGGGCGCGCGGCCGGAGACAGTGGCGATGGAGGCTTATGTGGCGTTGGCGAATTCGTTGAAATAA
- a CDS encoding MotA/TolQ/ExbB proton channel family protein, with protein sequence MEHFSFATYWERGDAISHAVAWLLLAMSLTSWFFILSKGVMAWRVRRSAPVVQRFWDAPTLQDGVAVVAAGDPEGIYLALASQGTARIAPGQASLGSAVGPAEQMTRLLRDAIHRSTVRLESGLTLLASIASTAPFVGLLGTVWGIYHALAAVSSTGPVQIDRIAGPVGEALIMTGVGLMVAIPAVLAYNGFNRVNRLTLSELDAFAHDLHAYLTKD encoded by the coding sequence ATGGAGCACTTCAGCTTCGCGACGTACTGGGAACGCGGCGACGCGATCAGCCATGCCGTCGCGTGGCTGCTGCTGGCGATGTCGCTGACGAGCTGGTTCTTCATCCTGTCCAAGGGGGTGATGGCCTGGCGCGTGCGGCGCAGCGCACCGGTGGTGCAGCGCTTCTGGGATGCGCCCACGTTGCAGGACGGCGTGGCCGTCGTCGCCGCCGGCGACCCGGAGGGCATCTATCTCGCCTTGGCCAGCCAGGGCACCGCGCGCATTGCGCCGGGCCAGGCCTCGCTGGGCAGCGCCGTGGGCCCAGCCGAACAGATGACGCGCCTGCTGCGCGACGCCATCCACCGTTCCACCGTGCGCCTGGAAAGCGGCCTGACCCTGCTGGCGTCGATCGCCTCGACGGCGCCATTCGTCGGGCTGCTCGGCACCGTCTGGGGCATCTACCATGCGCTGGCGGCCGTGTCGTCCACCGGCCCCGTGCAGATCGACCGCATCGCCGGTCCCGTTGGCGAAGCGCTGATCATGACCGGTGTCGGCTTGATGGTGGCGATTCCCGCCGTGCTGGCGTATAACGGTTTCAATCGCGTGAACCGCCTGACCTTGTCCGAGCTGGACGCGTTCGCGCACGACCTGCACGCTTATCTGACCAAAGACTGA
- a CDS encoding HAD family hydrolase gives MNALHRPRAILFDLDDTLWPIAPVIAEAETTLHAWLAAHAPKVAQAFSIEELRARRMALLAAEPDYHLDLARLRRAALQAAFEHVGEDVQHLDGAMQHFLTARNAVKPYDDVLPGLLHLADRVTLGAVTNGNADLEVIGIAHHFKVALAASRFGKAKPDPAIFLAACDALGVAPAETVYVGDDLRLDVEGAQKAGLRAVWMNRTGSTAHLEAGIVPDAICSSLEELIAWLEQQLED, from the coding sequence ATGAATGCACTCCACCGCCCCCGCGCCATCCTGTTCGACCTGGACGATACGCTCTGGCCCATCGCCCCCGTCATAGCCGAAGCGGAGACCACGCTGCACGCTTGGTTGGCCGCGCATGCGCCCAAGGTCGCGCAGGCGTTCTCGATCGAGGAGTTGCGCGCGCGCCGGATGGCGCTGCTGGCGGCCGAGCCGGATTACCACCTGGACCTGGCCAGACTGCGCCGTGCCGCGTTGCAGGCGGCATTCGAACACGTCGGCGAAGACGTCCAACATCTCGACGGCGCCATGCAGCATTTCCTGACGGCACGCAACGCGGTAAAGCCCTACGACGACGTGCTGCCGGGCCTGCTGCACCTGGCCGACCGGGTCACCCTGGGCGCCGTCACGAACGGTAACGCGGACCTTGAAGTCATCGGTATCGCCCACCATTTCAAGGTGGCGCTGGCCGCCAGCCGTTTCGGCAAGGCCAAGCCCGACCCGGCGATTTTCCTGGCCGCGTGCGACGCACTGGGCGTGGCGCCGGCGGAAACGGTGTACGTGGGCGATGACCTGCGCCTGGATGTGGAAGGAGCGCAGAAAGCCGGCCTGCGCGCCGTGTGGATGAATCGCACCGGCAGCACCGCCCACCTGGAGGCGGGCATCGTGCCCGATGCGATTTGCAGCAGTCTGGAGGAGTTGATTGCGTGGCTGGAACAACAGTTGGAGGATTGA
- a CDS encoding barstar family protein, translating to MASVTLDGAAIRDEASFHAASRAALGLPDYYGDTMDSWVDALSYLRDDEGMTKFRLKPNELLQIVIDNAHAMRTAVPDLLAEIEYCVGGINERYEDYGEKPALQLVLR from the coding sequence ATGGCCAGTGTGACCCTGGACGGCGCGGCGATCCGCGATGAAGCCTCGTTCCACGCCGCCAGCCGCGCGGCGTTGGGCCTGCCCGACTACTATGGCGACACGATGGACTCGTGGGTCGATGCGCTGTCCTACCTGCGTGACGACGAAGGCATGACGAAGTTCCGCCTGAAGCCCAACGAGCTGCTGCAGATCGTCATCGACAACGCGCACGCGATGCGCACCGCCGTGCCCGACCTGCTGGCGGAAATCGAGTACTGCGTGGGCGGCATCAACGAGCGCTACGAAGACTACGGCGAAAAGCCGGCGCTCCAGCTGGTCCTGCGCTGA
- the fur gene encoding ferric iron uptake transcriptional regulator produces the protein MSNNPTDLKASGLKATLPRLKILDIFQNSAVRHLTAEDVYKILLADNMDVGLATVYRVLTQFEQAGLLHRNHFESGKAIFELNQGTHHDHLVCLDCGRVEEFVDEEIEQRQHRIADERGFKIAEHALAIYGNCTKTDCPHRH, from the coding sequence ATGAGTAACAACCCCACCGACCTGAAGGCCAGCGGCCTGAAGGCCACCCTGCCTCGCCTGAAAATTCTGGACATTTTCCAGAACAGCGCGGTGCGCCACCTGACGGCCGAAGACGTCTACAAGATTCTGCTGGCCGACAATATGGACGTCGGCCTGGCCACGGTCTACCGCGTGCTCACGCAGTTCGAGCAGGCGGGCCTGCTGCACCGCAACCACTTCGAAAGCGGCAAGGCCATTTTCGAACTGAACCAGGGCACCCACCACGACCACCTCGTCTGCCTCGACTGCGGGCGCGTGGAGGAATTCGTCGACGAAGAGATCGAGCAGCGCCAGCACCGCATCGCGGACGAGCGCGGCTTCAAGATCGCCGAGCATGCGCTGGCGATCTACGGCAACTGCACCAAAACCGATTGCCCGCACCGGCACTAA
- a CDS encoding peptidylprolyl isomerase yields MRKSSKHPITLAAVLLCAMAAGTSAVAQNAKPAAAAAPAAVQKGFTPPGQSKNTEIDSIAVIVNDEVITRRELAQEVNTIVQRMKAQNAQLPSAADLQRQIVEHMIVQRAQLQMAREMGVRVDDAMLDRAMVRVAAEQKMTVQQLRDQIEKQGGSYAAFREDIRNEIIMTRLREHEVDQKIQVSEAEVDSFLAAQEAAAAEQFEVNISQILVRIPENASPDVIAQRQKRAEEVMRQLRTGADFAKMAATYSDASDALQGGVVGWRQTDRIPPVFAEALVKLNAGQVTPIIKSVGGFHILKLVDKRSVAQAQAEAAVQQTHARHILLKVTPTLNAADAKRRLAEIKQRLDSKSATFEELARLYSNDESAKKGGDLGWLVPGDALPEFEQAMNALKPGEVSGPVETSFGYHLIQVVERKSEDESKDKKRNEARMALRERKMVEAAEDFQREVRDRAYVEFRAEDLKEAK; encoded by the coding sequence ATGCGTAAGTCCAGTAAGCACCCGATCACCCTCGCGGCAGTCCTGCTGTGCGCAATGGCTGCCGGCACCAGCGCCGTGGCCCAGAACGCCAAGCCAGCCGCCGCCGCAGCACCGGCTGCCGTCCAGAAGGGCTTCACGCCGCCGGGTCAATCGAAGAACACCGAGATCGACTCCATCGCCGTCATCGTCAACGACGAGGTGATCACCCGGCGCGAGCTGGCCCAGGAAGTGAACACGATCGTGCAGCGCATGAAGGCGCAGAACGCGCAGCTGCCGTCGGCGGCCGACCTGCAGCGCCAGATCGTCGAGCACATGATCGTGCAGCGCGCGCAGTTGCAGATGGCGCGCGAGATGGGCGTGCGCGTGGACGACGCGATGCTGGACCGCGCCATGGTGCGCGTGGCCGCCGAGCAGAAGATGACGGTGCAGCAGCTGCGTGACCAGATCGAGAAGCAGGGCGGTTCGTATGCCGCGTTCCGCGAGGACATCCGCAACGAGATCATCATGACGCGCCTGCGCGAGCATGAGGTGGACCAGAAGATCCAGGTATCGGAAGCGGAAGTGGACAGCTTCCTGGCCGCGCAGGAAGCGGCGGCGGCCGAGCAGTTCGAGGTGAACATCTCGCAGATCCTGGTGCGCATTCCGGAAAACGCGTCGCCGGACGTGATCGCCCAGCGCCAGAAGCGCGCCGAGGAAGTCATGCGCCAGCTGCGCACCGGTGCCGACTTCGCCAAGATGGCGGCGACGTACTCGGACGCCAGCGACGCGCTGCAAGGCGGCGTGGTCGGCTGGCGCCAGACCGACCGCATTCCGCCGGTGTTCGCCGAGGCATTGGTGAAACTGAACGCGGGCCAGGTCACGCCGATCATCAAGAGCGTGGGCGGCTTCCACATCCTGAAGCTGGTGGACAAGCGCAGCGTGGCGCAGGCCCAGGCCGAAGCGGCCGTGCAGCAAACGCATGCGCGCCACATCCTGCTGAAGGTGACGCCGACCCTGAACGCGGCCGATGCCAAGCGCCGCCTGGCCGAGATCAAGCAGCGCCTGGACAGCAAGAGCGCGACGTTCGAGGAACTGGCGCGCCTGTATTCGAACGACGAATCGGCCAAGAAGGGCGGTGACCTGGGCTGGCTGGTGCCGGGCGACGCGCTGCCGGAATTCGAGCAGGCCATGAACGCGTTGAAGCCGGGCGAAGTCAGCGGTCCGGTCGAGACGAGCTTCGGCTACCACCTGATCCAGGTGGTGGAGCGCAAGTCGGAAGACGAATCGAAGGACAAGAAGCGCAACGAGGCCCGCATGGCCCTGCGCGAGCGCAAGATGGTCGAGGCGGCCGAGGACTTCCAGCGCGAGGTGCGCGACCGTGCCTACGTCGAGTTCCGCGCCGAAGACCTGAAGGAAGCGAAGTAA
- the hrcA gene encoding heat-inducible transcriptional repressor HrcA, giving the protein MQLDNRAQTLLKALVERYIADGQPVGSRALSKISGLDLSPATIRNIMADLEELGYVASPHTSAGRVPTPRGYRIFVDTLLTVQPIDQSAVEARLCPQAQPPQKLIANAAQMLSSLSQFAGVVLSPRHESVFQQIEFLRLGEKRILLVIVTPGGDVQNRLLLTDVDYTPSQLQQSANFINQHYSGLAFDQVRTRMQGELRQLRDDMGRLMQAAVEAGSEAMADSAEDMVIAGERNLLSVSDLSSNMSSLRQMFDMFEQKTGLMQLLDVSSKASGVQIFIGGESNLVPMDEMSVVTAPYEANGRIVGTLGVIGPTRMAYERVIPIVDITSRLLSNALSHN; this is encoded by the coding sequence ATGCAACTCGATAACCGTGCCCAAACCCTGCTCAAAGCCCTGGTAGAGCGCTACATCGCCGACGGCCAGCCGGTCGGATCGCGCGCGCTGTCGAAGATTTCCGGCCTTGACCTGTCCCCGGCCACGATCCGCAACATCATGGCCGACCTGGAAGAGCTCGGCTACGTTGCCAGTCCGCACACCTCGGCTGGCCGCGTTCCGACGCCGCGCGGCTACCGTATCTTCGTCGATACGCTGCTGACGGTGCAGCCGATCGACCAGAGCGCCGTCGAGGCCCGCTTGTGCCCGCAAGCGCAGCCGCCGCAGAAGCTGATCGCCAACGCCGCGCAGATGTTGTCGTCGTTGTCACAATTTGCCGGCGTCGTGCTGAGCCCGCGCCACGAGTCGGTGTTCCAGCAAATCGAGTTCCTGCGCCTGGGCGAAAAGCGCATCCTGCTGGTCATCGTCACGCCCGGCGGCGACGTACAGAACCGCCTGCTGCTGACGGACGTGGACTATACGCCGTCGCAGTTGCAGCAGTCGGCCAATTTCATCAACCAGCACTACAGCGGCCTGGCGTTCGACCAGGTGCGCACGCGCATGCAGGGCGAGCTGCGCCAGTTGCGCGACGACATGGGCCGGCTGATGCAGGCCGCCGTCGAAGCCGGCAGCGAGGCGATGGCCGACAGTGCGGAAGACATGGTCATCGCCGGCGAACGCAACCTCCTGTCGGTCAGTGACCTGTCCTCGAACATGTCGTCGCTGCGCCAGATGTTCGACATGTTCGAGCAGAAGACCGGGCTGATGCAGTTGCTGGACGTATCGTCGAAAGCCTCGGGCGTGCAGATCTTCATCGGCGGCGAATCGAACCTGGTGCCGATGGACGAGATGAGCGTGGTCACCGCGCCCTACGAAGCGAACGGCCGCATCGTCGGCACGCTGGGCGTGATCGGCCCCACCCGCATGGCCTACGAGCGCGTGATCCCGATCGTGGACATCACGTCCAGGCTGCTGTCGAACGCGCTGAGCCACAACTGA
- a CDS encoding metallophosphoesterase family protein — protein MPKINAVLLRLLPAALLAGCASVVPAPAVLSAYVVLGEQGGAIARVLSSDTTCPAIEVDGRAQPMQLRAPAATIAQRPTASSATDSKPSAFPVLTCELPLPAGTRSASVAGQRLPLPQAEARRIVVIGDTGCRLKKADNAYQACNDPEQAPFGTVAAAAAAWRPDLVIHVGDYHYRENPCPDGNAGCAGSPWGYGWDAWRADFFLPAAPLLRAAPWVVVRGNHETCVRGGQGWWRFLDPRPLAPGRDCNRAADDQLGNYSEPYAVPLAPDTQLLVVDTAATTWRGLKPGDLGFERYRDAYAKVAALAQRTPYNLLTNHHPVLGFGADLDKHGQRYLQLGDKGLQDSFGAVNPLLLPANVQALLSGHVHLWQQISYSSPHPTQFVTGFSGTAEALVPLPDDPLAVQPAPGAVIDAFSAWVDGFGFMTMERDGPGAWRIEVHDRHGAVRNRCTLTGRQSRCETAQIR, from the coding sequence GTGCCGAAGATCAATGCGGTTTTGCTGCGGCTGCTGCCGGCGGCGCTGCTGGCGGGCTGTGCCAGCGTCGTTCCTGCCCCGGCCGTGCTGTCGGCCTATGTTGTGTTGGGCGAACAGGGCGGCGCAATCGCCCGCGTGCTCAGCAGCGATACCACCTGCCCGGCGATCGAGGTCGACGGCCGCGCCCAGCCGATGCAGCTACGGGCGCCTGCCGCGACCATCGCACAACGCCCCACCGCCTCCAGCGCCACCGACTCGAAGCCGTCCGCCTTTCCCGTGCTGACGTGCGAGTTGCCGCTGCCGGCCGGCACGCGCAGCGCCAGCGTGGCCGGCCAGCGGCTGCCACTGCCCCAAGCGGAAGCGCGGCGCATCGTCGTCATTGGCGACACGGGTTGCCGCCTGAAGAAGGCCGACAATGCCTATCAAGCCTGCAACGACCCCGAGCAGGCGCCGTTCGGCACCGTGGCCGCCGCGGCCGCGGCCTGGCGTCCCGACCTGGTCATCCACGTGGGCGATTATCACTACCGCGAGAATCCCTGCCCCGACGGCAACGCCGGCTGCGCCGGCAGCCCCTGGGGCTATGGCTGGGACGCCTGGCGCGCGGATTTCTTCCTCCCCGCCGCGCCGTTGCTGCGGGCCGCACCCTGGGTGGTGGTGCGCGGCAACCATGAAACCTGCGTGCGGGGCGGCCAGGGCTGGTGGCGCTTCCTCGACCCGCGCCCGCTGGCCCCCGGGCGCGACTGCAATCGGGCCGCCGACGACCAGCTGGGCAACTACAGCGAACCGTACGCGGTGCCGCTGGCCCCGGACACGCAGCTGCTGGTGGTCGACACGGCAGCCACCACGTGGCGCGGCCTGAAGCCCGGCGACCTGGGTTTCGAGCGCTATCGCGACGCGTACGCCAAGGTGGCGGCGCTGGCGCAGCGCACGCCGTACAACCTGCTGACGAACCACCATCCTGTGCTGGGCTTCGGCGCCGACCTGGACAAGCACGGCCAGCGTTACCTGCAGCTGGGCGACAAGGGCCTGCAGGACAGCTTCGGTGCCGTCAACCCGCTGCTGCTGCCGGCCAATGTGCAGGCGCTGCTGTCCGGCCACGTGCACCTGTGGCAGCAGATCAGCTATTCCAGCCCCCACCCGACCCAGTTCGTCACGGGGTTTTCCGGCACGGCGGAAGCATTGGTGCCGCTACCGGACGATCCGCTGGCCGTGCAACCGGCGCCGGGCGCCGTCATCGACGCGTTCAGCGCGTGGGTGGACGGCTTCGGCTTCATGACCATGGAACGCGATGGTCCCGGCGCCTGGCGCATCGAAGTGCATGACCGCCATGGCGCCGTCAGGAACCGCTGCACGCTGACGGGCCGGCAATCGCGCTGCGAAACGGCGCAGATCCGCTAG
- the dapB gene encoding 4-hydroxy-tetrahydrodipicolinate reductase, translating into MSQLNIAVAGAGGRMGRMLVEAVQNADDLRLSGALGIAGSDGLGQDAAAFLGKPAGVLVTSDLAEGLKGADVLIDFTRPEGTLKHLEYCAVHGVKLVIGTTGFDDAGKAAIAAAAEKTAIVFAPNMSVGVNVTLKLLELAAKSLATGYDIEIIEAHHRHKVDAPSGTALKMGEVIADALGRDLKECAVYGREGVTGERDPSTIGFATVRGGDIIGDHTVLFAGTGERIEISHKSSSRAGYAQGSLRAARFLASHKTGLFDMFDVLALNG; encoded by the coding sequence ATGAGTCAACTCAATATCGCCGTGGCCGGCGCCGGCGGCCGCATGGGCCGCATGCTGGTCGAAGCCGTGCAGAATGCCGACGACCTGCGCCTGTCCGGTGCGCTGGGCATCGCCGGCAGCGACGGCCTGGGCCAGGATGCCGCGGCCTTCCTGGGCAAGCCAGCCGGTGTGCTGGTGACGTCCGACCTGGCCGAGGGCCTGAAAGGGGCCGATGTGCTGATCGACTTCACCCGTCCCGAAGGCACCTTGAAGCACCTGGAGTACTGCGCGGTGCACGGCGTCAAGCTGGTGATCGGCACCACGGGCTTCGACGATGCCGGCAAGGCCGCCATCGCAGCCGCCGCCGAGAAGACGGCGATCGTGTTCGCGCCGAACATGAGCGTGGGCGTCAACGTCACCTTGAAGCTGCTGGAGCTGGCCGCGAAAAGCCTGGCCACCGGCTACGACATCGAGATCATCGAGGCGCACCACCGCCACAAGGTCGATGCGCCGTCCGGCACCGCGCTGAAGATGGGCGAAGTGATCGCCGATGCGCTGGGCCGCGACCTGAAGGAATGCGCCGTGTACGGCCGCGAAGGCGTGACGGGCGAACGCGATCCGTCCACCATTGGGTTCGCCACCGTGCGCGGTGGCGACATCATCGGCGACCATACCGTGCTGTTCGCCGGCACCGGCGAGCGTATCGAGATCAGCCACAAGTCCAGCAGCCGCGCCGGTTACGCGCAAGGTTCGCTGCGTGCCGCCCGCTTCCTGGCCAGCCACAAGACGGGCCTGTTCGACATGTTCGACGTTCTGGCGCTGAACGGCTGA
- the pdxA gene encoding 4-hydroxythreonine-4-phosphate dehydrogenase PdxA — MPAPRPTICITTGEPAGIGPEIALRAAWALREQVNCVLLGDAAFLAMTAQALDPAIRVSALSLQAVRNGGVPHFGAERLCAIDVPLAAHVVPGTLDKENGRAVLAMLDAAIEGVQAGWFAAVVTAPLQKSTINDAGVPFSGHTEYFAERTGTPQVVMMLAGAPAGVEGVAQLRVALATTHLPLKDVAGALTQEGLGRTLDIIHHDLRTKFGLAAPCILVTGLNPHAGENGYLGREEIDTITPALEAARARGIDARGPYPADTLFQPKYLQDADCVLAMYHDQGLPVLKFATFGRGVNVTLGLPLIRTSVDHGTALDLAAKGLGHADCGSMEQAIATALAMVRASRA; from the coding sequence ATGCCAGCGCCGCGGCCGACAATCTGCATCACCACGGGCGAACCGGCCGGGATCGGCCCGGAGATCGCGCTGCGTGCCGCCTGGGCCTTGCGCGAGCAGGTCAATTGCGTGCTGCTGGGCGATGCCGCCTTCCTGGCCATGACAGCGCAGGCGCTCGATCCCGCCATCCGGGTCAGCGCGCTGTCGCTGCAGGCGGTACGGAACGGCGGCGTGCCGCACTTCGGCGCCGAGCGACTGTGCGCGATCGACGTGCCGCTGGCCGCGCACGTGGTGCCCGGCACGCTGGACAAGGAAAACGGCCGCGCCGTGCTGGCGATGCTGGACGCGGCCATCGAAGGCGTGCAGGCCGGCTGGTTTGCCGCCGTCGTCACCGCGCCGCTGCAAAAGAGCACCATCAACGATGCCGGCGTGCCGTTTTCCGGCCATACCGAGTATTTCGCCGAGCGCACCGGCACGCCGCAGGTCGTCATGATGCTGGCCGGCGCACCGGCCGGCGTCGAGGGCGTGGCGCAACTGCGCGTGGCGCTGGCGACCACCCACCTGCCGCTGAAGGACGTGGCGGGAGCGTTGACGCAGGAAGGCCTGGGCCGCACGCTCGACATCATCCACCACGACCTGCGCACCAAGTTCGGCCTGGCCGCGCCGTGCATCCTCGTCACGGGCCTGAACCCGCACGCGGGGGAGAACGGCTACCTGGGGCGCGAGGAAATCGATACCATCACGCCGGCCCTCGAGGCGGCGCGCGCGCGCGGCATCGATGCGCGCGGGCCATACCCGGCCGACACGCTGTTCCAGCCGAAGTACCTGCAGGACGCCGACTGCGTGCTGGCGATGTACCATGACCAGGGCTTGCCGGTACTGAAATTCGCCACCTTCGGCCGCGGCGTCAACGTCACGCTGGGCTTGCCGCTGATCCGCACCTCGGTCGATCACGGCACGGCGCTCGACCTGGCCGCCAAGGGCCTCGGCCACGCCGACTGCGGCAGCATGGAGCAGGCCATCGCCACGGCGCTGGCCATGGTGCGCGCCAGCCGCGCCTGA
- a CDS encoding ExbD/TolR family protein: MAFGAFNHHRQKEAMADINVTPMVDVMLVLLVIFILSAPMFTNAVSLDLPKAKAAAVQQGGATVTVAIDAAGTVYWNEQALKGDELAQRLAAAAQRDPQPELQLRADRATRYEAVAQLMAAAQAQGLTKLVFVTDPKEPK; the protein is encoded by the coding sequence ATGGCATTCGGCGCATTCAACCACCACCGCCAGAAGGAAGCGATGGCCGACATCAACGTCACCCCGATGGTGGACGTGATGCTGGTGCTGCTGGTGATCTTCATCCTGTCCGCGCCGATGTTTACCAATGCCGTCAGCCTCGACCTGCCGAAGGCCAAGGCCGCGGCGGTGCAGCAGGGCGGCGCGACCGTCACGGTGGCGATCGACGCGGCCGGCACCGTCTACTGGAACGAACAGGCGCTCAAGGGTGACGAGCTGGCGCAGCGCCTGGCCGCCGCCGCCCAGCGCGACCCGCAACCCGAACTGCAACTGCGCGCCGACCGCGCCACCCGCTACGAAGCGGTGGCCCAGCTGATGGCGGCCGCGCAGGCGCAGGGCCTGACGAAGCTGGTCTTCGTCACCGATCCGAAGGAACCGAAATAA
- a CDS encoding outer membrane protein assembly factor BamE, giving the protein MLHSLKRRLPLCAVVAGVALALGGCAGRSVLGPQEGGRAAREPEVQVDPKQGAQTITISKAQKFMWFFSPYRPDIQQGNFVSKEMLAQLKTGMTRDQVRFVLGTPLLNDIFHADRWDYPFRLARGNGELTTSAVVVYFDKEGKVERFEGGELPTEQEYIARIAGPIRKFQKDQKRDSENQPAAARAPLPGGQESGNRNPVEVNVKQN; this is encoded by the coding sequence ATGTTGCACAGTTTGAAACGCCGCCTGCCGCTGTGCGCGGTCGTGGCCGGCGTCGCGCTCGCGCTGGGAGGCTGTGCCGGCCGTTCCGTGCTGGGGCCGCAGGAAGGCGGCCGCGCCGCGCGCGAACCGGAAGTGCAGGTCGATCCGAAGCAGGGCGCGCAGACGATCACGATCTCGAAGGCCCAGAAGTTCATGTGGTTCTTCTCGCCTTACCGTCCGGATATCCAGCAGGGTAACTTCGTGTCGAAGGAAATGCTGGCGCAGCTGAAGACGGGCATGACGCGCGACCAGGTCCGCTTCGTGCTGGGCACGCCGCTGCTGAACGACATCTTCCACGCCGACCGCTGGGACTACCCGTTCCGCCTGGCGCGCGGCAACGGCGAGCTGACCACCAGCGCCGTCGTCGTCTACTTCGACAAGGAAGGCAAGGTCGAACGCTTCGAGGGCGGTGAGCTGCCGACCGAGCAGGAATACATCGCCCGCATCGCCGGCCCGATCCGCAAGTTCCAGAAGGACCAGAAGCGCGACAGCGAAAACCAGCCGGCCGCCGCGCGCGCGCCGCTGCCGGGCGGCCAGGAGTCGGGCAACCGCAACCCGGTCGAAGTCAACGTCAAGCAGAACTGA